From the genome of Spodoptera frugiperda isolate SF20-4 chromosome 7, AGI-APGP_CSIRO_Sfru_2.0, whole genome shotgun sequence:
ATTGATTAAATTGTTAAAGCGATATAATTCGCATCGCAACAAGCTATCGAAAACAAGAAATTATCTAACTAGTTCCATGTTCTGTAATAATAGCTATAACGTTTTATGTTGAAAAAACATCTGTTCGTACgatacttgaaaaaaaaacatatgaaGCAAGTTTACAAACAAGTTTGACCTAAGTAAAGTGGTACCTATTATTTGTGTTCGGATAATCAATGTTTTAGTCTTAATGCTCTCAGTTCTCAGTTGAGcctgtatgtttgtgtgcgttTATCTCATGTttagctgaactgattttgatgtggagttcagcatagtatttttagacTTATTTAGGTGAAGCTTTTAGGGATATCCCTAACCTTAAAGCGAGTGAGGCGGTTAAGAAAATAAGGGGCACTTCCCATTTAAAgacaaaagttttattaaagaatGGTTTGATTCCGTCGTGAATTCAGTAAAACACTACTCGAGGACTCCGCTAAACACAAAGTCATTTTTATACTCATAGATACCTAAATATGtctcaaatatttaattgtgaGCAAAAAACAGCGCTAGTCTCGAGAACTGCTGGTTGGAATTCAATCATTCCTTTTGTATTGGACAGTCCATTTAACAAGGACGAATCAAGCTACGATCAACAGGAACTGATTAACGGGTGAATCCGCGCCGGGTTATCAAGTTCCTATTTATTTACCAACATGAATATTCagggttaaattatttatcccTGTACAGTGACGCACTGTATTGTTGTTCTGCAAATTGTTCATTGACTCACACAACTTTAATGAATGCACGAGTGGCAAAGGTCGTCAGGTTGACAATCAGTATGATTGATTTACCTTGTTACGATGAAGttgttaattgtaaattaattttatcatgtagttaagtcaatattttattgtttatcttattaacttatttacataatataatgtttttaatataccaatagaaaaataattatatatttttttatggaataaggggcTTACGATTAGACGagtcacatgatggtaagcgatcagcgccgcccatggacaatgGCATGGCAACACCAGACGTGTTACAGGTGCGTTATCGGCCTTTTAATAAAGATATGCTCATTTCTTGAAGTTTTGAATGTCGTATCGGTTCAGATATACCGCCGACAGCCTCGATTGGTCGTTAAAAGTATTGCTAAATACTGAGGGGTGGAACTGGGAAGCTGTCTTCTCCTTCTGCAAAGCAGTTATGGCAGCTAAGAGGGAGGtaacaaaaaattacataataatgtgtaaACCACGATACCTAAAATCTATATCTCAAAAACGAAACTCATGTTAAGACAACAGCTTATCAAACACAGACACCCATACCATACTCATACATTGAAGTTTATCGGTAGTCACACAAAGTTGAAGCAGGTTTCCAACTATTTGTCGGGTATTTATAAACCCGATCAGAGTGCAAAAGGGAAAAAAACAACAAGTTGCTTCAAGTGATTGCTTTAGTTGAACAAACaatttcttgttatttttgaCCATCGATCAACTGCTGATCAAATAGTATTttacatcaatttattttactcttatttcgttttttattgTGACCGAGCAATACATAGTGTTTGAAGACGACTGTAAGAGCCTACTTTTTTAATgggataaatcatccaattacttgtCTCGCCTAGGGCGAAGCGGGATCTTCACAAACTTTTGACACTcccgtgtcagactcttactggctaaaaacctcCCCTGCCCTACTCCTACTatttgagccccggtaacacacTGGACAGTCCTCAGTTGGGCTCGCTGTCactgcagcggtaagtcccctcttcgAGGAGTGGCTCACCttgcccaaagcgagagaagtaattggatgatttccctccccttaaaaaaataataaaaaggcagtccacagctccgggtaaCAGCCTGCTTAAGAATTTTGATATATTCTTAGTTAACGTACTTTTCATAGCCTTAAGGGCCAGTTTCACAGTATTTAGATAGTTGCTATGTATTAGATTTTGAATATAGAGGATAGtattttgtatgaactatctgtcacattaGTTTATTGAGTAAGTATATGAAgatggtgaaacaggcgcttagttTAAAACTTGACGACAATCAAGAGTGAAACTACATATTACTTTTCCTCTTTTTTTCTCTAAGTGGCAACTATTATTCGTACACCTGAAGTGGTTTATTATCTACTGACCTCTAACTGCTTCTAAGTTACACTGACCTACATAAAgatcataatttaaattaatttctaggTCATTATAATGTCCAGGTACTCTAAAATAAGATCCAAGTTAGGTAGTTATGATGACTTAACTGGCTAACTGCCGcatttagagacatttaatgaatacttaaactattatttactaacaattttatatcgaaaagATTTGCAAAGGAATaaattaagtaaccattaaaataaatgactctgagtatggagGTAAGTATGAcgaattagttttattttcctaatattcagcaacttatattataaataataataatacttattattaatcttaatattttgttcttaagtttaataataagattttaaactgcatgctatacaatgtaggtactcatgttaatgttgtttttgttgaatAGTACACATCCGTGAATAAACTACCTCGTCACGGTACTCTTAGCTGCTGATAGCTACTTGAGATGAGATTGAATCTTAGATTTAAGCAAATTTTGAGCATTTTAACTACAATAGTAAGTATCATGAATAGTGAAGTGTAAAATTATGGTTCGTATATAATTTCTATATTtgctataagtttttaaactgacatggtcactaacactaacattagaacttaagacggaatatttaccatgtttactcGGTTCATCCGTAatcatagcgcttgcaacagtgccgaaatatcggaaactcatagacattaataaacatggtaaatatcccttcTTTATATCTTAACTTCTAATGTTCTATATTTACTTGCGAAATTATTAAACAGAAATACACCTATATATTTAGATGTTTATATTTCTACATCCTCAATTCTTCTAAGAACACGTGCAAGATCCAGTCAATTACATTTCCTAGGTCTGACCTTAGAACAAAGAGTCTCATAAAACGcgataatatgtataaacaaatacttacatattaaaATGGCTCGGCAAGGAAGTCTTACGAAGGCTAACTTGTGAAGGCGATACTTAAACTAGCTGTGGacaacgaaaataataaaaattccactGCAGTTTCAACGaaaatatgcaacgtcacgccatttatccccgaaagggtaggcagaggtgcacattacggcacgtaatgccgctatacaatgtgggtgtacatttttcaccatttgtgttataagtgccatgtaataggggtgagcctattgccatttatactgggtacaattccaaacatcgtgctactactgagactctgagacattttcgaaaatcccaaaaaagcccagtaatactttgtccgacccgggaatcgaacccgagacctcttgtccggcagtcgcacttgcggaccactcgaccaacgaggcagtcattaccGCAGTTTCAACAGGAATAAATGagggacagacagacagacaaaaaacgGAATATTCTTAggaaattctttattttcatgaaataagttatttattgtttagcgGATTGGTACTCCTGTTCGTACTTCTTCCTGTATAATCCTTCGGGGTCGAATTTGTTGCAGAGCTGGTCCCAGATGTCTGGCTTATGGTTGATGAGGAACTTCAGGACCTTCTCTGTACCTCTCTTCTGAGCATCAGTACATTTTGCACATCGGTTTTCTAAAGCTTCCTTAATGTGCGCTGTGAATGGAAATTCAGAATCAAACAACTGTGGCAAAGCCCATAGAGATATAAGTTTTGAAACTGAAATGgacactaacactattattaaaacttatgacgggatatttaccatgtttattcattttgatgagtttccgatatttcggcactgttgcaagcgccatgatcacggattaactattaactcatcaaaatgaataaatatgataaatatcccgtcataagttttaataatagtgttagtgtcCATTTCAGTTTAGCCCATAGAGGTTTATTGCTAAGAACTAATTTGATTTGGttcttaaaattttgtatttatactaAATATTTGATTGAATTTTGTGTTCTTGTATtgcatttacaaattaattagcGCGATTAGTAAATAGCGGCGAGGCGAATGTCGAATGCGCATAATGTAAACAGTGTACTCAGTACATTCGCCTCGTGCCGTTCGCCTGCTGGCGTTGGTAACGGAGTTTGGCTGAGAATCAAAGAGcatgaattaaaataaaccatGTGTGAATAGTATAGTTCACAATCACCCCCATATACGAAGATTTCGTTGAACACGATGTGCAAATGCGGAATTATAATAAAAGGCATCTGACTTTTGTTAATTCCAACTATAAATCTCGAAATACtagtttttcaattaattaaa
Proteins encoded in this window:
- the LOC118265699 gene encoding allergen Tha p 1 — protein: MKVVFLVCVLAAVVYGEQYTDKYDNIDLDEILHNEKILQSYVNCCLDQGKCTPDGKELKSHIKEALENRCAKCTDAQKRGTEKVLKFLINHKPDIWDQLCNKFDPEGLYRKKYEQEYQSAKQ